The Argopecten irradians isolate NY chromosome 4, Ai_NY, whole genome shotgun sequence genome has a window encoding:
- the LOC138321042 gene encoding neurotrypsin-like translates to MEKRTRVLVAVLAVMFAFDMQTVAMPSKFEYLESLWKSHFGKRQDTHELKARQQQDSLRLVGGPSDSSGRLEVYHDGVWGTVCDNDFDSRDVRVACRQLGFSANEHQRIKKFGPGTGSIWMDNVECTGDEATLSECPFNGWLHENCRHSEDVGIQCEEEEVTTTPPPPPAPLRLVGGPSDSSGRLEVYHRDVWGTVCNDEFDILEVRVACRQLGFSDNKNQKMKNFGPGSGIIWMDDLACSGVESALSNCKFNGWGNDNCQHSEDVGIVCEGEDDTPPQPEIQD, encoded by the exons ATGGAGAAGAGGACACGTGTGTTGGTTGCCGTACTGGCTGTTATGTTTGCATTTGATATGCAAACGGTCGCTATGCCAAGTAAATTTGAATATCTCGAATCTTTATGGAAGTCACATTTCGGGAAAAGACAAGACACTCACGAACTGAAGGCACGGCAACAACAAG ATTCACTGCGCCTTGTTGGGGGGCCCTCTGATTCCTCGGGACGACTTGAGGTGTACCATGATGGTGTGTGGGGAACAGTATGTGATAATGATTTCGATAGTCGTGATGTCCGTGTAGCTTGCCGACAATTAGGATTCAG TGCCAATGAACATCAGAGAATAAAGAAGTTTGGTCCTGGAACAGGATCGATATGGATGGACAACGTAGAATGCACCGGTGACGAAGCAACCCTCTCGGAATGTCCATTCAATGGCTGGTTACATGAGAACTGTAGACACAGCGAAGATGTAGGCATTCAATGTGAGGAAGAAGAAGTCACTACAACACCCCCACCACCACCAG CTCCGCTGCGCCTTGTTGGAGGACCCTCTGACTCGTCGGGACGACTGGAGGTGTACCACAGGGATGTCTGGGGAACAGTATGTAATGATGAGTTCGACATTCTTGAAGTCCGTGTAGCTTGTCGACAATTAGGATTCAG TGACAATAAGAACCAGAAAATGAAGAACTTTGGTCCTGGATCAGGAATTATATGGATGGACGACCTAGCTTGCTCCGGTGTCGAATCAGCCCTCTCGAACTGTAAATTCAACGGCTGGGGAAA